In the Maribacter sp. MJ134 genome, one interval contains:
- a CDS encoding endo-1,4-beta-xylanase — protein MNFLKPFTVLTLIMLLFAQLSFAQEETTYLITDFDGNGILPNAWQSYGDLGSHGVVSAKPNSDGKFYEQVWNGSTDEGYIVSQSDITFRLIPKKKLKDKTIDNVFLRLDISCGGAPGTKINIVLVDGPNDCCSNDVNWQYSFVKNTCEWETIEINLAEFGYAYDPSNHEKSININKVGRVKIGVDVFSGTKRQLVQFDNVALVVKDKVAVTGYDPSASIADTNTLKNGAKDFFVGIAVNPSRVQDANYSAVYTKEFNSVTAENAMKMKSIFKGIDSEGNLNLDWTNSDLIVDFAEANGLNVHGHTLIWHESIPDFIKTFTGTNQEFESIIEKYITAVVTRYKDKVDSWDVVNEAITDNSSALRPSVFLERMGPDYVKKCFQYARNADQEVKLFYNDYNLVFDTQKQKGAFEIIDDLMANNLIDGVGYQMHIDYNFPNKQALQTATALIVKRKLLVHFSELDVKTNPKGAIAEFTEKRNNAQAQKVYEVVEVYNAIPTENKYALTVWGLKDDDSWVTPRYGFLDWPLLFDSSFGKKKAYAAFIQALEK, from the coding sequence ATGAATTTTCTAAAACCTTTCACAGTTCTTACCCTAATAATGCTTCTTTTTGCCCAATTGAGTTTTGCACAAGAAGAAACCACCTATTTGATCACTGATTTTGATGGAAACGGTATATTACCCAATGCATGGCAATCATATGGGGATTTAGGTTCTCATGGCGTGGTGAGCGCCAAGCCAAACAGCGATGGCAAATTTTACGAACAAGTTTGGAATGGTAGTACCGATGAAGGTTATATTGTAAGCCAATCTGATATCACATTTAGGCTAATTCCCAAAAAGAAATTAAAAGATAAAACTATAGACAATGTCTTTCTTAGGCTAGATATCAGTTGTGGAGGAGCTCCTGGCACTAAAATAAATATAGTCTTAGTAGATGGCCCTAATGATTGCTGTAGTAACGATGTAAACTGGCAGTATTCTTTTGTTAAAAACACCTGCGAATGGGAAACCATAGAAATAAACTTAGCAGAATTTGGCTATGCCTATGACCCCAGCAATCATGAAAAAAGTATTAACATCAATAAAGTAGGAAGAGTTAAGATAGGTGTGGATGTTTTTTCGGGAACCAAAAGACAACTTGTTCAATTTGACAATGTGGCGCTAGTGGTTAAAGACAAGGTAGCAGTTACAGGCTATGACCCTAGTGCAAGTATCGCTGACACTAACACCTTAAAAAATGGGGCTAAGGATTTTTTCGTTGGCATAGCGGTTAATCCATCACGAGTTCAAGACGCTAATTATAGCGCTGTTTACACAAAGGAGTTTAATAGCGTTACGGCAGAGAACGCCATGAAGATGAAGAGCATCTTTAAAGGAATAGATAGTGAAGGAAATCTAAACTTAGATTGGACTAATTCTGATCTTATCGTGGATTTTGCAGAAGCAAATGGTTTAAACGTACATGGGCACACACTCATATGGCACGAAAGTATTCCTGACTTTATAAAGACTTTTACAGGCACAAATCAAGAATTTGAGTCCATCATAGAAAAATACATCACGGCCGTTGTAACAAGATACAAAGACAAGGTTGATTCTTGGGATGTGGTAAACGAAGCTATCACGGACAACAGTTCAGCTTTAAGGCCATCGGTATTTCTGGAGCGCATGGGGCCGGACTATGTAAAAAAGTGTTTTCAGTATGCCAGAAATGCGGACCAAGAGGTAAAGCTATTTTATAATGACTATAACTTGGTTTTCGATACACAAAAACAGAAAGGAGCTTTTGAAATTATTGATGATTTAATGGCCAACAACCTTATAGACGGCGTAGGATACCAAATGCATATAGATTATAACTTTCCCAATAAGCAAGCTCTACAAACCGCAACAGCCCTTATTGTAAAACGAAAATTACTAGTTCATTTTTCTGAATTAGATGTAAAAACTAACCCTAAAGGAGCTATCGCTGAGTTTACCGAGAAAAGAAATAATGCGCAGGCACAAAAGGTTTATGAAGTAGTGGAAGTTTACAACGCCATACCCACAGAAAATAAATATGCCTTAACAGTTTGGGGGCTTAAAGATGATGATTCTTGGGTAACGCCACGTTATGGTTTTCTAGATTGGCCACTATTATTCGATAGTTCTTTTGGCAAAAAGAAGGCTTATGCCGCCTTCATACAAGCATTAGAAAAGTAA
- a CDS encoding glycoside hydrolase family 3 C-terminal domain-containing protein: protein MNHLKNIAQVLLLVLLFLTGCSESKKQRTDVQVYEKPNFEEQAKGLVAQMTLEEKVGQMHYESPAIARLGIPEYNWWNECLHGVGRAGKATVYPQAIGLAATFDKDNMSKISTIISDEARAKHHDFASRGKRGIYQGLTYWTPNINIFRDPRWGRGMETYGEDPYLAGELAVRFIKGLQGDDPNYLKLVATAKHFAVHSGPEADRHRFNAVPSPQDFLNTYSPHFEKVVKEAGVYSIMCAYNSYNGKPCCGNQELSSLLRNDWGFKGYIVSDCWAIRDFYDDNAHDISADTKEASAIAVKAGTDLNCGSSYPALVKAVEDGLISEAELDVSLIRLMVARLKLGLFAPEGAVKYAAIPYEVVDSEKHRLSALETARKSMVLLKNEDKLLPLDKNKIKKIAVIGSNANDLEVLLGNYNGYPTEPITPLEGIKQKLPNAEVSYAVGCKLAEGLPVFEPMPKSVLFSDSSMKTSGLKGAYYDNISFEGAPVHTRVDETVDFTWRTTPPFKDMNPDTYAVKWSGILSVDKTGNYALGGEAFSSMKLFLDDKLLLERNDVHHPKKIYEYVKLQAGKKYKIRFECVQNKTDHSIMRLLWEAPKDNLEAEAIAIAKDADTVILCMGISPLLEGEEMKVKVDGFSGGDRVHTKLPKTQSELIKKIQALGKPTILVLLNGSALSINWENDNIPAIIEAWYPGQAGGTAIADVIFGDYNPSGRLPVTFYKDINDIPAFSDYKMKGKTYRYFKGDPLYEFGYGLSYTKFKYSNIEVPSTLESGNDLTVKVNLENIGDLKGDEVVQVYVQNTNADEFNPHKTLASFERVSFAPGEKKTLTFTIDKEQLSSVNANGEKVMLPGAYNISVGGAQPSEKRIKEGSVVTHKLTVL, encoded by the coding sequence ATGAACCATTTAAAAAATATAGCTCAAGTACTCTTATTAGTCCTACTATTTCTTACGGGGTGTTCAGAATCCAAAAAACAACGTACGGATGTGCAAGTGTATGAAAAACCCAATTTTGAAGAGCAGGCCAAGGGTCTGGTCGCTCAAATGACTTTAGAGGAAAAAGTAGGCCAAATGCATTACGAATCTCCGGCTATAGCGCGTTTGGGTATACCAGAATACAATTGGTGGAACGAATGCTTACATGGTGTTGGAAGAGCAGGTAAGGCAACAGTATATCCACAGGCCATAGGCTTGGCAGCTACTTTTGATAAGGATAACATGTCTAAAATTTCAACGATCATATCTGATGAGGCTCGTGCTAAACACCATGACTTTGCATCACGCGGAAAAAGAGGTATTTATCAGGGTTTGACCTATTGGACTCCTAACATTAATATTTTTCGTGACCCAAGATGGGGTCGCGGCATGGAAACCTATGGCGAAGACCCGTATTTAGCTGGAGAATTGGCCGTGAGATTTATTAAAGGGCTACAAGGAGACGACCCTAATTATTTAAAGCTGGTGGCAACAGCTAAGCATTTTGCGGTGCACAGTGGACCAGAAGCAGACAGGCATCGGTTTAATGCGGTCCCGAGCCCACAAGATTTTTTGAATACTTATAGTCCACATTTTGAAAAAGTAGTAAAAGAAGCAGGTGTGTATTCCATTATGTGCGCTTATAATAGTTATAACGGAAAACCTTGTTGCGGAAATCAAGAACTCAGTAGTTTGTTACGAAACGATTGGGGTTTTAAAGGTTACATTGTATCCGATTGTTGGGCGATTAGGGATTTTTATGATGATAATGCGCATGATATTAGTGCAGATACCAAAGAAGCATCAGCCATAGCTGTAAAAGCGGGCACTGATTTAAATTGCGGAAGCTCTTACCCTGCACTGGTAAAAGCTGTTGAAGATGGTTTAATAAGTGAAGCAGAATTGGATGTTTCTTTAATTAGATTGATGGTGGCCCGTTTAAAATTAGGCCTATTTGCACCTGAAGGAGCCGTAAAATATGCAGCTATACCCTATGAGGTGGTGGATTCTGAAAAACACAGGCTTTCGGCATTAGAAACTGCTCGCAAATCCATGGTGCTTTTAAAGAACGAGGACAAGTTGTTGCCTTTAGATAAAAATAAGATTAAGAAAATTGCGGTAATTGGCTCCAACGCAAATGATTTAGAAGTGTTACTCGGCAATTACAATGGTTACCCCACTGAGCCTATAACACCCTTAGAAGGCATTAAACAAAAATTACCCAATGCAGAGGTGTCTTACGCGGTCGGATGCAAATTGGCAGAAGGACTACCCGTTTTCGAGCCAATGCCAAAATCCGTATTATTTTCTGATAGTTCTATGAAAACTAGCGGATTAAAAGGAGCGTACTACGACAATATTTCTTTTGAAGGCGCCCCAGTACATACCCGTGTGGACGAAACTGTTGATTTTACGTGGAGAACAACACCTCCTTTTAAAGACATGAATCCAGATACCTATGCTGTTAAATGGTCAGGAATTCTTTCCGTTGACAAAACTGGAAATTACGCGCTCGGTGGAGAAGCCTTCTCTTCCATGAAGTTATTTTTAGACGACAAATTGTTGTTGGAAAGAAACGATGTACATCACCCAAAAAAGATATACGAATACGTAAAATTACAGGCGGGTAAAAAGTATAAAATTCGTTTTGAATGTGTTCAGAATAAAACGGACCATTCTATCATGAGGCTATTATGGGAAGCACCTAAAGATAATTTGGAGGCAGAAGCCATTGCCATTGCCAAAGATGCAGATACGGTTATTTTGTGTATGGGTATAAGTCCTTTATTAGAAGGGGAAGAAATGAAAGTTAAGGTAGATGGTTTTTCTGGCGGAGACCGTGTGCATACCAAATTACCTAAAACACAATCCGAATTAATCAAAAAAATTCAGGCACTAGGAAAACCAACAATTCTAGTCTTGCTAAATGGTAGCGCATTATCCATTAATTGGGAAAACGACAACATACCGGCTATTATAGAGGCTTGGTATCCGGGTCAAGCAGGTGGCACGGCCATTGCCGATGTTATTTTTGGAGATTACAACCCTTCGGGAAGGTTACCAGTTACTTTCTACAAAGACATTAATGATATTCCTGCCTTTAGTGATTATAAAATGAAAGGCAAGACCTATCGCTACTTTAAAGGAGATCCTTTATATGAGTTTGGTTACGGTCTTAGCTACACCAAATTTAAATACAGCAATATAGAAGTGCCAAGTACTTTAGAATCTGGCAATGACCTTACCGTAAAGGTTAATTTAGAAAATATTGGAGATTTAAAAGGAGATGAAGTAGTACAAGTATATGTGCAAAACACCAATGCAGATGAATTTAATCCTCATAAAACCCTAGCTTCTTTTGAACGGGTTTCCTTTGCCCCGGGAGAAAAGAAAACCTTGACTTTTACCATTGACAAAGAACAATTGAGTTCCGTAAATGCGAATGGTGAAAAAGTAATGTTACCAGGAGCATATAATATTTCAGTTGGTGGGGCACAACCCTCTGAAAAAAGAATCAAAGAGGGTTCCGTAGTGACACATAAACTAACTGTTTTGTGA
- a CDS encoding sodium:solute symporter: MESVMEFGDWIVLGMYFLVLIGVAVWVVLQKNKDTEDYFLAGRNVGWFVIGASIFASNIGSEHVVGLAGTGFESGTPMAHYELHAWIVLLLGWLFLPFYIRSGAFTMPEFLEKRFDSRSRWFLSIFSLVGYVITKVSVTIYAGGIVVSELLGVSFWGGAIGIVIFTGIYTIVGGMKAVIYTETLQTIILILGSLIITFLGLQEIGGWTAMTETVKEVSPQHFNMWRPMTDPDFPWTGLLIGGTIVGIWYWCTDQYIVQRTLAANNIKIGRRGAIFGAYLKLLPIFIFLIPGIIAFALTIENPDVFSVDKADRAFPMLVKTLLPVGLKGLVAGGLIAALMSSLASVFNSCSTIFTIDIYKKIMPQKSEKQLLKIGKLATGVIVILGILWIPIMEKIGGGVMYQYLQNVQSYIAPPVTTVFLLGIIWKRVNSTAAITTLMSGLGLLIARLGSEIYYQPAIEHFKQTGEQLASGFMYTFATINFAHMAIFMFIFSMALCIGTSLATTAPNYQTIRGLSFGTLSAEDKQLAKKSYDTIDVVLSVLLVVIVIGILMYFTG, encoded by the coding sequence ATGGAATCCGTTATGGAATTTGGTGATTGGATAGTTTTGGGAATGTATTTCCTAGTCCTAATCGGTGTTGCGGTTTGGGTGGTGCTTCAAAAGAACAAGGATACGGAGGACTATTTTTTAGCAGGTAGAAACGTAGGATGGTTTGTCATTGGAGCATCTATTTTTGCATCGAACATTGGTTCAGAACATGTCGTAGGCTTGGCCGGTACAGGGTTTGAGTCCGGAACACCAATGGCACATTACGAGCTACACGCTTGGATCGTGCTTCTTTTGGGATGGTTGTTCCTTCCATTTTATATACGGAGCGGGGCATTTACGATGCCCGAGTTTCTTGAGAAACGTTTTGATAGTCGCTCCCGATGGTTCTTATCCATTTTCTCTCTTGTAGGTTATGTAATCACCAAAGTTTCGGTAACCATATATGCAGGTGGTATTGTTGTTTCCGAGTTGTTAGGTGTATCCTTTTGGGGTGGGGCTATAGGCATCGTAATTTTTACGGGTATTTACACGATCGTTGGCGGAATGAAGGCGGTTATCTATACGGAAACCCTACAAACTATTATCCTAATTCTAGGATCATTGATCATCACTTTTCTTGGCCTACAGGAAATTGGCGGCTGGACGGCCATGACCGAAACCGTAAAAGAAGTGAGTCCACAACACTTTAATATGTGGCGACCTATGACCGACCCTGATTTTCCATGGACGGGATTATTGATAGGCGGCACCATAGTAGGTATCTGGTACTGGTGTACGGATCAGTACATCGTGCAAAGAACCTTAGCTGCCAATAATATTAAAATAGGTCGCAGAGGGGCTATTTTTGGAGCTTACTTAAAACTACTTCCCATATTTATATTTCTGATTCCTGGTATTATTGCCTTTGCATTGACTATCGAAAATCCTGATGTTTTTAGTGTAGACAAAGCAGACCGTGCTTTTCCAATGTTGGTAAAGACATTATTACCCGTAGGATTAAAAGGCTTGGTGGCCGGAGGGCTTATCGCCGCATTAATGAGTTCATTGGCATCCGTATTTAATTCTTGCTCTACAATTTTCACTATAGACATATATAAAAAAATAATGCCGCAAAAGAGCGAAAAACAGCTTCTCAAAATAGGAAAATTGGCCACGGGGGTAATCGTAATTCTTGGAATCTTATGGATTCCCATTATGGAAAAGATTGGTGGCGGTGTAATGTACCAGTACCTCCAGAATGTACAATCCTATATTGCTCCCCCGGTTACAACGGTTTTTCTACTAGGAATTATCTGGAAAAGGGTGAATTCCACTGCAGCCATTACCACCCTAATGAGTGGACTAGGGCTTCTTATCGCTAGGTTGGGTAGTGAGATATACTACCAGCCAGCAATTGAACATTTTAAACAGACAGGAGAGCAATTAGCCTCTGGTTTTATGTACACTTTTGCCACCATAAATTTTGCTCATATGGCTATTTTTATGTTCATTTTTTCTATGGCCTTATGTATAGGAACATCATTGGCCACCACTGCACCTAATTACCAAACCATAAGAGGTTTGTCTTTTGGAACATTGAGTGCTGAAGATAAGCAGTTGGCAAAGAAAAGCTATGATACTATCGACGTAGTCTTATCGGTATTATTGGTGGTTATCGTTATAGGAATACTCATGTATTTTACAGGTTGA
- a CDS encoding DNA polymerase III subunit alpha, whose translation MYINCHTYYSLRFGTFSEKVLLQLAQDNQVTQLVLTDINNTSAGLNFVRLAPEYGIEPLLGIDFRNGVNQQFIGIAKNNEGYLELNNFLSEHLHEEKVFAPIAPKFENAYIVYPFEQVLQNDQKVFAPNEFIGISITNLRKLPFSRLSKLKDKLVVQQPVTFRNKTDFNAHRLLRAIDNNILLSKLEKTEESDEENKMFPIKDLVTAFSEYPFILENTERLMSSCSIHFDFSKERKPQNLQTYCGTREEDEEMIERLCHQGLAYRYPDGGVGIMERLEKEMKLIKRMGFVSYFLINWDIVTHARKQGFFYVGRGSGANSIVAYLLRITDVDPIDLDLYFERFINLYRANPPDFDIDFSHRDRPIMTQYIFDRFEHVALLGTYVTFKDKGVIRELGKVFGLPKSEIDSLSEGQYDFSKLDEIALLVLKYGRLIKGMPNYLSIHAGGILISEKPLHWFSATNLPPKGFPTTQYDMVIAEDVGLFKFDILGQRGLSKIKESLEIIAYNQFKGAVTFDIHDVKRFIKDPTINNLVKTAQCMGCFYVESPAMRMLLKKLEVDNYLGLVAASSIIRPGVSKSGMMREYILRHRNAGRAEKLAHPVMLNIMPDTYGVMVYQEDVIKVAHLFADLDLGEADVLRRGMSGKFRSRAEFQKVKEKFFENCRKKGYDERLISEIWNQIASFAGYAFAKGHSASYAVESYQTLFLRAYYPLEYMVAVLNNGGGFYRAEFYVHEARMLGATIHPPCINKSFTQNVIYEKDIFLGFGYLHELENRVAERILRERVENGNFSSLESFLDRVFITVDQISILIRIDAFRFTGVNKHKLLWKAHLFLNKNVKVDHPKLFPPKHQNFKIPQLHTTDLEMAFTQLELLGFCLCSPFALLAEAPKNTRCVDDLPRFLNHHIDIYGYLVTVKHTSTSKGKRMHFATIIDQQGKVFDTVLFPPVAAQYSFRGKGIYRFYGKVVSEFGFLSIEVIKMQKQDYVPDPRYADMKTSTKVFNAKKQHPRKNETPSMG comes from the coding sequence TTGTATATAAATTGTCATACATATTACAGTCTTCGCTTTGGAACCTTTTCCGAAAAAGTACTCCTGCAATTGGCGCAAGATAATCAGGTGACACAACTGGTGCTGACGGATATTAACAATACTTCGGCCGGACTCAATTTTGTGCGGTTAGCACCGGAATATGGTATTGAACCTTTATTGGGAATCGATTTTAGGAACGGGGTAAATCAACAATTTATAGGGATAGCTAAAAACAATGAAGGTTATCTGGAGTTGAACAATTTTCTTTCAGAACACCTCCATGAGGAAAAAGTGTTTGCTCCCATTGCCCCAAAGTTTGAAAACGCCTATATCGTGTATCCTTTTGAGCAGGTACTTCAGAATGATCAAAAAGTTTTTGCTCCGAATGAATTTATTGGAATATCCATTACAAACCTTAGGAAACTACCTTTTTCAAGATTGTCTAAATTGAAGGATAAGTTAGTGGTCCAACAACCCGTCACCTTCAGGAATAAGACTGATTTTAATGCGCATAGATTGCTCCGCGCCATCGATAACAATATTTTGTTGAGTAAGTTGGAAAAGACAGAAGAAAGTGATGAGGAAAATAAAATGTTCCCTATTAAAGATTTAGTGACCGCTTTTTCCGAATACCCTTTTATTTTAGAAAACACGGAGCGATTGATGAGCTCATGCAGTATTCACTTTGATTTTTCCAAAGAAAGAAAACCTCAGAATCTTCAAACCTATTGCGGTACTAGGGAAGAGGATGAGGAAATGATTGAAAGATTATGTCATCAGGGGCTGGCCTACAGATACCCTGATGGGGGAGTAGGTATTATGGAACGTTTGGAAAAAGAAATGAAACTTATCAAGCGTATGGGTTTTGTCTCTTACTTCTTGATTAATTGGGACATTGTAACCCATGCAAGGAAACAAGGGTTTTTCTACGTGGGCAGGGGAAGCGGTGCCAATAGCATTGTTGCTTATCTTTTGCGCATTACGGACGTAGACCCTATAGACCTGGACCTGTATTTTGAGCGTTTTATTAACCTGTACCGGGCAAATCCGCCCGATTTCGATATCGATTTTTCGCATCGTGATCGCCCAATAATGACGCAGTATATTTTTGACCGCTTTGAACATGTAGCATTACTTGGTACTTACGTAACGTTTAAAGATAAAGGAGTTATCCGTGAATTGGGGAAAGTGTTCGGGTTGCCAAAAAGCGAAATAGATTCCCTTTCTGAAGGGCAATACGATTTTTCAAAGCTTGATGAAATAGCGTTACTCGTCCTAAAATACGGTCGCCTTATCAAAGGTATGCCCAATTACCTAAGCATCCATGCGGGGGGTATCTTGATCAGTGAAAAGCCCTTGCACTGGTTTTCGGCGACCAACCTGCCTCCCAAAGGATTTCCAACAACGCAATACGATATGGTCATCGCCGAAGATGTGGGTCTTTTTAAGTTTGATATTCTAGGACAACGAGGACTTTCTAAAATAAAGGAATCATTAGAGATCATTGCTTACAATCAGTTTAAAGGGGCGGTTACTTTTGATATTCATGATGTCAAGAGATTTATAAAAGATCCGACAATTAATAATCTCGTGAAGACAGCGCAATGTATGGGTTGTTTTTACGTAGAATCGCCCGCTATGCGTATGCTGTTGAAAAAGTTGGAAGTGGATAATTATTTGGGTCTGGTCGCGGCAAGTTCCATTATTCGCCCTGGAGTATCAAAAAGTGGTATGATGCGCGAGTATATTTTACGGCACAGGAATGCAGGCAGGGCAGAGAAATTAGCGCATCCGGTGATGTTGAATATTATGCCAGATACTTATGGTGTTATGGTCTACCAAGAAGATGTAATTAAGGTAGCGCATCTTTTCGCGGACCTTGACCTAGGAGAGGCCGATGTATTGCGGCGAGGTATGAGCGGAAAATTTCGCTCGCGAGCGGAGTTTCAAAAGGTAAAGGAAAAGTTTTTTGAGAACTGCAGGAAGAAAGGTTACGATGAAAGACTGATTTCTGAAATCTGGAATCAGATTGCCAGTTTTGCAGGTTATGCTTTTGCGAAGGGGCATTCCGCCAGTTATGCGGTAGAGAGTTATCAAACACTGTTCTTAAGAGCTTACTATCCATTGGAATATATGGTGGCGGTGCTTAACAACGGTGGTGGGTTTTATCGTGCCGAATTCTATGTGCATGAGGCTAGGATGCTGGGTGCCACCATTCATCCGCCCTGTATCAATAAAAGTTTTACGCAGAATGTAATTTATGAAAAGGATATTTTCCTGGGCTTTGGTTACCTCCATGAGTTGGAGAACCGTGTAGCAGAGCGCATTTTAAGGGAACGAGTGGAGAATGGAAATTTTAGTTCCCTAGAAAGTTTTTTAGACCGTGTCTTTATTACTGTTGACCAGATCAGTATCCTTATCCGTATCGATGCATTTCGGTTTACCGGAGTAAACAAACATAAATTGCTTTGGAAAGCACACCTCTTCCTGAACAAGAACGTAAAAGTTGACCATCCAAAACTATTTCCGCCAAAGCATCAAAATTTTAAGATTCCGCAATTGCACACTACGGACCTTGAAATGGCCTTCACACAACTAGAACTTTTGGGTTTCTGTCTTTGCAGTCCGTTCGCTTTATTGGCAGAGGCACCAAAAAATACTAGATGTGTTGATGATCTACCACGGTTTTTAAATCATCATATCGATATTTATGGCTATCTGGTAACGGTTAAGCATACGAGTACCAGTAAGGGAAAGCGTATGCATTTTGCAACAATAATCGATCAGCAAGGAAAAGTTTTTGATACGGTTCTTTTTCCGCCTGTAGCTGCACAGTATAGTTTTAGGGGTAAAGGAATCTACCGTTTTTACGGTAAAGTGGTTAGTGAATTCGGTTTTTTGAGTATTGAAGTCATCAAAATGCAGAAACAAGACTACGTTCCCGACCCTAGATATGCTGACATGAAGACCAGTACAAAAGTGTTCAATGCCAAAAAGCAGCATCCAAGGAAGAACGAGACACCAAGTATGGGATAA
- the dinB gene encoding DNA polymerase IV — MQKTILHLDLDTFFVSVERKLDSRLVGKPILVGGLSDRGVVAACSYETRGFGIHSGMPMKMAKELCPEAIRIKGNAGTYSTHSDVVTDIIKAYVPLFEKSSIDEFYADLTGMDRFFGSYKYASELRQRIINEAGLPISFGLSVNKVVSKVATGQAKPNNQLKIDYGLEKHFLAPLSIKKIPMVGDKTYQTLRNLGLRKVGTVQKMPVDVMQRVLGKNGGIIWKRANGIDHSPVVPFCERKSISNERTFDKDTIDVVKLRGLLIAMTENLAYQLRRGEKLTACIAVKIRYSDFNTYSKQMRIPYTSADHILIPKILELFKTLYNRRLLVRLIGIRFSHLVSGNYQINLFEDTEEALSLYQAMDHIRNKYGDKSVVRASAMGKNTIGRMHNPFNGQPPIVLAHRKQ; from the coding sequence ATGCAAAAAACTATCTTACATTTAGATTTAGACACTTTCTTCGTGTCCGTAGAGCGTAAACTGGACAGCCGTTTAGTAGGTAAGCCTATACTTGTCGGAGGCCTCAGTGACCGTGGCGTGGTGGCAGCTTGTAGTTATGAAACACGGGGATTTGGCATACATTCCGGAATGCCCATGAAAATGGCAAAGGAACTCTGTCCTGAAGCGATTAGGATCAAAGGTAATGCAGGTACCTATAGTACCCATTCTGATGTGGTCACCGATATTATTAAAGCGTACGTACCACTGTTTGAAAAATCTAGTATCGATGAGTTTTATGCCGATTTAACGGGGATGGATCGTTTTTTTGGATCATATAAATATGCATCCGAGCTTCGGCAACGAATCATCAATGAGGCAGGACTTCCTATTTCCTTTGGGTTGTCCGTGAACAAAGTAGTCTCAAAAGTGGCTACGGGACAGGCCAAACCTAACAATCAATTAAAAATAGATTATGGACTCGAAAAACATTTTTTAGCACCACTTTCTATTAAAAAAATTCCAATGGTGGGGGATAAAACCTATCAAACCCTTAGAAATCTTGGGTTACGGAAAGTAGGCACGGTACAAAAAATGCCTGTAGATGTTATGCAGCGCGTACTGGGTAAGAACGGAGGAATCATTTGGAAGCGTGCCAACGGTATTGATCATAGTCCGGTCGTTCCTTTTTGTGAACGTAAATCTATTTCTAATGAACGCACTTTTGATAAGGATACTATTGATGTGGTAAAATTGAGGGGTCTATTGATTGCCATGACGGAGAATTTAGCATACCAGCTAAGACGTGGGGAAAAGTTAACGGCCTGTATTGCGGTTAAGATTAGGTATTCCGATTTTAATACCTATTCCAAGCAGATGCGTATCCCCTACACGAGTGCCGATCATATCCTGATTCCAAAGATTTTGGAGCTATTCAAAACGCTTTATAACAGAAGGCTGTTAGTACGGTTAATAGGTATCCGGTTTAGTCATTTGGTCAGTGGTAATTATCAAATTAATCTATTTGAAGATACTGAAGAGGCCTTGAGCCTATACCAAGCAATGGATCACATCCGAAATAAATATGGGGATAAGAGTGTAGTACGCGCTTCAGCGATGGGCAAGAATACCATAGGCCGAATGCACAACCCGTTCAATGGGCAACCGCCTATTGTGCTTGCGCACCGAAAACAATAA